From Candidatus Desulfatibia profunda, one genomic window encodes:
- the rpsP gene encoding 30S ribosomal protein S16 — translation MPVKIRLARHGTKKKPFYRIVVADSENPRDGRFLENVGTYNPIKDPAEVALKSERIKYWIGQGAIPTDTVKSLLKKENFFANLE, via the coding sequence ATGCCCGTTAAAATCAGATTGGCCAGGCACGGCACAAAGAAAAAACCTTTTTATCGAATTGTGGTAGCAGACAGTGAAAATCCGAGGGACGGCAGATTCCTTGAGAATGTCGGTACCTATAACCCTATAAAGGATCCGGCTGAGGTTGCCTTGAAATCGGAGCGAATCAAGTATTGGATTGGCCAGGGGGCCATTCCGACCGACACTGTAAAAAGCCTTTTGAAAAAAGAGAATTTTTTTGCCAACTTAGAATAA
- the rplS gene encoding 50S ribosomal protein L19 — METIQQLERETMRLDLPKFIPGDTVKVHVKIKEGEKERIQAFQGVVISKRGGMASATFTVRKVSYGIGVERVFPLHSPVIDKIEVVTHGRVRRAKIYYLRKLRGKAARIKERRYT, encoded by the coding sequence ATGGAAACGATACAGCAGTTGGAAAGAGAAACGATGCGGCTTGACCTGCCTAAATTTATCCCCGGCGATACGGTTAAGGTTCATGTCAAAATCAAAGAAGGTGAAAAGGAGCGTATTCAAGCCTTCCAGGGCGTTGTCATCAGCAAGCGCGGCGGTATGGCCAGCGCCACATTTACCGTGCGAAAGGTATCATACGGGATCGGGGTTGAGCGTGTCTTCCCACTCCATTCCCCCGTAATCGACAAAATTGAAGTCGTTACCCACGGCCGTGTTCGCCGGGCCAAAATCTATTACCTGCGAAAACTGAGGGGCAAAGCTGCCAGGATTAAGGAGCGCCGCTACACATAG
- a CDS encoding RNA methyltransferase — protein sequence MKKSYPTNLYIALTHYPVLNKNGNIIASAVTNLDLHDMARAAKTYGVRLFYVITPLADQQELVERIVAHWVQGIGSTYNPKRREALELICIKKSLDEVIDHIRDDCGDSPKTVVTSAKHNSGNISFGKFRAMLNDDKRYLLIFGTAWGLTESFMAGADYVLDPVMGNTDYNHLSVRSATAIILDRLFGT from the coding sequence TTGAAAAAATCATATCCGACCAATCTTTACATAGCCCTGACGCACTATCCGGTGCTCAACAAGAACGGTAACATCATCGCTTCCGCTGTGACGAACCTGGATCTGCATGATATGGCCCGGGCTGCAAAAACATACGGGGTACGATTATTTTATGTGATTACACCGCTGGCGGACCAGCAGGAACTTGTTGAAAGAATTGTCGCCCATTGGGTTCAAGGTATCGGCTCAACATATAATCCGAAACGGCGTGAAGCTTTAGAACTGATTTGTATCAAAAAGTCACTGGATGAGGTTATCGATCATATCCGTGATGACTGCGGAGATTCACCCAAAACAGTGGTAACCAGCGCCAAGCACAATTCCGGCAACATCAGCTTCGGCAAATTTCGCGCCATGCTCAACGACGACAAGCGGTATCTGTTGATTTTCGGAACCGCCTGGGGCCTGACGGAAAGCTTCATGGCCGGAGCCGACTACGTTCTTGATCCGGTAATGGGAAATACCGATTACAATCACCTGTCGGTTCGGTCGGCCACAGCCATTATACTGGACAGATTGTTTGGAACATAA
- the rimM gene encoding 16S rRNA processing protein RimM: MGIDGFLLVGKVVGVHGLKGNIKVYSYAESLSVFEPGGPILAVNKKGLETTYIINWVKPHHRVALLSLEGIAGREFAETLVGSKLYIEKAKLPKLEDGSYYWFDLIGLSVFTTANEYLGNIEAIIPTGSNDVYVVKHPDKDHDNEILIPALASVVLEIDVNQKTMRVDLPEGL; encoded by the coding sequence GTGGGAATAGATGGCTTTCTGCTGGTAGGAAAGGTCGTTGGTGTTCATGGCCTCAAAGGAAACATCAAGGTCTATTCCTATGCTGAATCTCTGTCCGTTTTCGAGCCGGGCGGTCCGATTCTGGCCGTCAATAAAAAAGGATTGGAGACAACCTATATCATAAATTGGGTTAAACCTCACCACCGGGTTGCCCTTTTATCGCTGGAAGGGATAGCAGGTCGGGAATTTGCGGAAACCCTTGTGGGATCCAAACTATATATTGAAAAAGCAAAATTGCCCAAGCTTGAAGATGGATCGTATTACTGGTTCGATCTTATCGGGCTTTCCGTCTTCACAACCGCCAATGAGTACCTTGGCAACATTGAAGCGATTATTCCGACCGGAAGCAACGACGTATATGTTGTGAAGCACCCCGATAAAGATCATGATAATGAAATCCTGATTCCGGCTTTGGCATCGGTGGTTTTAGAAATCGATGTGAATCAGAAAACGATGCGAGTCGATTTGCCCGAAGGGTTGTAA
- the trmD gene encoding tRNA (guanosine(37)-N1)-methyltransferase TrmD: protein MDFIVLTIFPEMFAPFWEHGIIKRAIDQNKIFAAAVNIRDYAKGRHRVTDDRPYGGGSGMVMKPEPLAAAIRAATSKAPSSRTILLTPQGRCFNQIVAHELASSQGLVLVCGRYEGVDERICHEFIDDEISIGDYVLTGGELAAMVIIDAVTRLIPGVLGGEDSAEKDSFSGDVLEHPHYTRPRVFEGAEVPEVLLSGHHKEIEKWRLEASLIRTFLKRKDLLENRLLSRVEIEILKTWCRDIEKIISDQSLHSPDALSGAQQER, encoded by the coding sequence ATGGATTTTATCGTCCTGACCATATTCCCGGAAATGTTTGCACCATTCTGGGAACACGGAATTATCAAAAGGGCGATCGACCAAAACAAGATTTTCGCTGCGGCCGTCAATATCAGAGATTACGCCAAAGGCCGGCATCGTGTTACCGATGACAGGCCATACGGCGGTGGCAGCGGCATGGTGATGAAGCCCGAACCTTTGGCCGCCGCCATTCGGGCAGCCACAAGCAAAGCGCCTTCTTCCCGAACGATCCTGCTGACGCCGCAGGGTCGCTGCTTTAACCAGATTGTTGCGCACGAATTGGCATCGTCTCAAGGGCTTGTTCTGGTTTGCGGCCGTTATGAGGGGGTGGACGAACGTATTTGCCACGAATTCATCGATGATGAAATTTCCATAGGTGATTATGTTCTTACAGGAGGTGAGCTGGCGGCCATGGTCATCATCGATGCCGTGACCCGCTTGATCCCCGGCGTTCTCGGGGGTGAGGACTCGGCCGAAAAAGACTCGTTTTCCGGCGATGTTTTAGAACACCCGCATTACACAAGGCCCCGGGTCTTTGAAGGCGCCGAGGTCCCGGAAGTGCTGCTGTCGGGCCATCACAAAGAAATTGAGAAATGGAGGCTGGAAGCATCGCTGATTCGAACCTTTCTGAAAAGAAAGGATCTGTTGGAAAACCGGCTGCTGAGCAGGGTGGAAATAGAAATTTTGAAAACGTGGTGCCGCGATATTGAAAAAATCATATCCGACCAATCTTTACATAGCCCTGACGCACTATCCGGTGCTCAACAAGAACGGTAA
- a CDS encoding KH domain-containing protein: protein MKELIYYIAQALVDHPEQVAVSEVEGNQTSVLELKVAKEDLGKVIGKQGRTARAMRTILSAASAKIKKRTVLEIIE, encoded by the coding sequence ATGAAAGAGCTGATCTATTACATTGCCCAGGCATTGGTTGATCATCCGGAACAAGTGGCCGTCTCCGAGGTTGAAGGTAACCAGACCTCGGTATTAGAGCTTAAAGTGGCCAAAGAGGATCTAGGGAAGGTTATCGGAAAACAGGGTCGTACGGCACGGGCAATGCGGACCATTTTGAGTGCTGCCTCCGCAAAAATAAAAAAACGAACGGTCCTGGAAATAATCGAATAA